The Pleuronectes platessa chromosome 11, fPlePla1.1, whole genome shotgun sequence genome includes a window with the following:
- the pygl gene encoding glycogen phosphorylase, liver form, whose protein sequence is MATPLTDQEKRKQISIRGIVGVENVAELKKGFNRHLHFTLVKDRNIANPRDYYFALAHTVRDHLVGRWIRTQQFYYEADPKRVYYLSLEFYMGRTLQNTMINLGLQNACDEAIYQLGLDMEELEEMEEDAGLGNGGLGRLAACFLDSMATLGLAAYGYGIRYEYGIFNQKIRDGWQVEEADDWLRHGNPWEKARPEYMLPVHFYGHVEDTKDGSKWVDTQVVLAMPYDTPIPGYMNNTVNTMRLWSARAPNDFNLRDFNVGDYIEAVLDRNLAENISRVLYPNDNFFEGKELRLKQEYFVVAATLQDIIRRFKTTKKGTPARTSFHSFPDKVAVQLNDTHPAMAIPELMRIFVDIEKIDWDTAWDLTKRTFAYTNHTVLPEALERWPVQLLETLLPRHLQIIYQINQAHLDRIATLYPKDVDKLRKMSLIEEDGCKRVNMAHLCIVGSHAVNGVAEIHSNIIKTQVFRDFNEMEPDKFQNKTNGITPRRWLLLCNPGLAELIAEVIGEDYVKDLSQLQRLKDFVDDAAFIRDVSKVKQDNKVKFAQYLEKEYRVKINPSSMFDVHVKRIHEYKRQLLNCLHIIAMYNRIRKSPKALFVPRTVIIGGKAAPGYHMAKLIIKLITSVANVVNNDPLVGNKLKVIYLENYRVSLAEKVIPATDLSQQISTAGTEASGTGNMKFMLNGALTIGTMDGANVEMAEEAGEENLFIFGMRVEDVAALDKEGYDAMTYYKRNPELQQVMDQITGGFFCPENPELFKDLTNMLFKHDRFKVFADFDDYMECQEKVSLLYQNPKEWTKMVIRNIAATGKFSSDRTITEYATQVWGVEPTDLKIPAPNEPREAIVETARALKKM, encoded by the exons ATGGCGACCCCGCTCACCGACCAGGAGAAGCGCAAGCAGATCAGCATCAGGGGCATCGTGGGGGTGGAGAACGTGGCCGAGCTGAAGAAGGGCTTCAACCGACACCTGCACTTCACCCTGGTCAAAGACAGGAACATAGCCAACCCCAGGGACTACTACTTTGCCCTGGCCCACACCGTGAGGGACCACCTGGTGGGGCGATGGATCCGGACGCAGCAGTTTTATTATGAGGCGGATCCAAAg AGGGTGTATTATCTGTCTCTGGAGTTCTACATGGGCAGGACGCTGCAGAACACCATGATCAACCTGGGGCTGCAGAACGCCTGCGATGAAGCAATCTACCAA ctcggcctggacatggaggagctggaggagatggaggaggacgcAGGTCTTGGGAACGGAGGTCTGGGGAGACTGGCAG CTTGTTTCTTGGACTCCATGGCCACCTTGGGTCTGGCCGCGTACGGCTACGGCATTCGATATGAATATGGAATCTTTAACCAGAAGATAAGGGACGGCTGGCAG GTGGAGGAGGCCGATGATTGGCTGAGACATGGAAACCCCTGGGAGAAGGCGCGTCCTGAGTACATGCTGCCGGTTCACTTCTATGGTCATGTGGAGGACACCAAAGATGGCTCCAAGTGGGTCGACACTCAG GTGGTCCTGGCGATGCCGTACGACACGCCCATCCCCGGCTACATGAACAACACGGTGAACACCATGAGGCTTTGGTCCGCTCGCGCCCCCAATGACTTCAACCTGAGAGACT TCAATGTTGGAGATTACATCGAGGCGGTGCTGGACAGAAATCTGGCAGAGAACATCTCCCGTGTGCTTTACCCCAACGACAAT TTCTTTGAAGGAAAAGAACTTCGTCTGAAGCAGGAATATTTTGTGGTGGCCGCGACGCTACAAGACATCATCCGCCGCTTCAAGACCACGAAGAAAGGAACGCCCGCTCGCACGTCCTTCCACAGCTTCCCCGACAAG GTCGCCGTGCAGCTGAATGACACTCATCCAGCCATGGCCATCCCCGAGCTGATGAGGATCTTCGTGGACATCGAGAAGATTGATTGGGACACG GCCTGGGATCTGACCAAACGCACCTTCGCCTACACCAACCACACGGTCCTCCCCGAGGCTCTGGAGCGATGGCCCGTGCAGctgctggagacgctgctgccCAGACACCTGCAGATCATCTACCAGATCAACCAGGCCCACCTCGAC AGAATCGCAACTCTGTATCCGAAAGACGTGGACAAGCTGAGGAAGATGTCTCTGATTGAGGAGGACGGCTGCAAGAGGGTGAACATGGCTCACCTGTGCATCGTGGGCTCACACGCCGTCAACGGAGTCGCTGAGATACACTCCAACATCATCAAGACTCAAGT GTTTCGTGATTTCAATGAAATGGAGCCCGACAAGTTCCAGAACAAAACCAACGGCATCACTCCCCGACgctggctgctgctctgcaacCCCGGACTGGCCGAGCTCATCGCTGAG GTCATCGGGGAGGATTATGTGAAGGACCTCAGTCAGCTGCAGAGGCTCAAGGACTTTGTGGACGACGCTGCCTTCATCCGAGACGTCTCCAAAGTGAAACAG gaCAACAAGGTGAAATTCGCTCAGTACCTGGAGAAAGAGTACAGGGTGAAAATCAACCCGTCCTCCATGTTCGACGTGCACGTGAAGAGAATCCACGAGTACAAGCGGCAGCTCCTCAACTGCCTGCACATCATCGCCATGTACAACC GCATCAGAAAAAGCCCCAAAGCTCTTTTCGTGCCACGAACGGTGATCATCGGTGGAAAG GCGGCTCCAGGGTATCACATGGCCAAACTGATCATCAAGCTGATCACCTCAGTGGCCAACGTGGTGAACAACGACCCCCTGGTGGGAAACAAGCTGAAGGTCATCTACCTGGAGAACTACAGGGTGTCGCTCGCAGAGAAAG tGATCCCTGCCACAGATCTGTCCCAGCAGATCTCCACTGCCGGCACCGAGGCCTCAGGAACCGGGAACATGAAGTTCATGCTGAACGGAGCTCTGACCATCGGCACCATGGACGGAGCCAACGTGGAGATGGCCGAGGAGGCCGGAGAGGAGAACCTGTTCATCTTCGGCATGAGGGTGGAGGACGTGGCTGCGCTGGACAAAGAGGG CTATGACGCGATGACTTACTACAAGAGGAACCCTGAGCTGCAACAAGTGATGGACCAGATCACAGGTGGATTCTTCTGTCCCGAAAATCCAGAGCTTTTCAAAGACCTCACCAACATGCTCTTCAAACATGACCG TTTCAAAGTGTTTGCAGACTTTGACGACTACATGGAATGTCAAGAGAAGGTCAGCCTGCTCTATCAG AATCCCAAGGAGTGGACGAAGATGGTGATCAGGAACATCGCAGCCACGGGGAAGTTCTCCAGCGACAGAACCATCACGGAGTACGCCACCCAGGTGTGGGGCGTCGAGCCGACCGACCTGAAGATCCCGGCGCCCAACGAGCCGCGGGAGGCCATCGTGGAAACGGCCAGAGCTCTGAAGAAAATGTGA
- the LOC128450613 gene encoding lysophosphatidylserine lipase ABHD12, protein MNRAVWFLVTVYVSVPVILYLFPCILGHIIFAHLLRFPFSADLGRPEDVVNHTRNFYLNPEEGISVGVWHTLPASQWEDAAGKSPEWPRETLGDGRPVIIYLHGNAGTRAMKHRVALVKILSEAGYHILSLDYRGYGDSSGEPSEAGMTRDALYLYQWVKTQNRGSLVCIWGHSLGSGVATNAAVKLQEQGSDADALILEGPFTRIGDVVITHPVAKMYTFLPGFESLLWSILETNDLVFANDQNLKVLTSPLLILHSEDDNIVPYHMGQKLHQISLQTQKEQNTDVHVEMVSYSAHLGFSHSSIYLDPNLSNVVRGFLQKLIQ, encoded by the exons ATGAACAGAGCTGTGTGGTTCCTGGTCACTGTCTACGTCTCAGTGCCGGTGATTCTCTACCTGTTCCCCTGCATTCTGGGCCACATCATATTTGCTCACTTGT TGAGGTTTCCATTCTCGGCGGATCTGGGCCGACCTGAAGACGTTGTGAACCACACGCGCAACTTCTACCTCAACCCAGAGGAGGGGATCTCAGTGGGAGTATG GCATACGCTCCCTGCCAGCCAATGGGAGGACGCCGCGGGGAAAAGCCCCGAGTGGCCCCGGGAGACCCTGGGAGATGGCCGCCCTGTTATTATCTATCTCCATGGAAATGCAGGAACCAG GGCGATGAAACACAGAGTGGCTCTGGTGAAG ATCTTAAGTGAAGCCGGGTATCACATCTTATCTTTAGACTACAGAG GTTATGGAGACTCCAGCGGGGAGCCAAGTGAAGCCGGAATGACCCGTGACGCCCTCTACCTGTACCAGTGGGTAAAGACACAGAACCGAGGGAGTCTGGTCTGTATTTGGGGACATTCGCTCGGCTCCGG GGTGGCAACTAATGCGGCGGTGAAACTACAAGAGCAAG gTTCTGATGCCGATGCTTTGATCCTTGAGGGTCCATTCACGAGAATTGGAGACGTCGTGATCACTCATCCGGTCGCTAAG ATGTACACGTTCCTTCCCGGGTTCGAGAGCTTGCTGTGGAGCATACTTGAAACTAACGACCTAGTGTTTGCAAATGATCAAAA TTTAAAGGTCCTGACCAGTCCTCTTCTTATACTGCACTCAGAGGACGACAACATTGTACCTTATCACATGGGTCAGAAG ctgcacCAGATCTCACTCCAGACTCAGAAGGAACAAAACACGGATGTTCACGTTGAAATGGTCTCCTACAGCGCGCACCTGGGATTCTCCCACAGCAGCATCTACTTAGATCCTAATCTGTCTAACGTGGTTAG GGGATTTCTACAGAAGCTGATTCAGTAA